One window from the genome of Nitrosospira multiformis encodes:
- a CDS encoding S8 family serine peptidase produces the protein MALTNARLSGNLPSRAQGVTRAMLPTELVRLSALMERTSGIPDIRIGLIDGPVLTRHADLASENLREIPGNNGAACTQANSAACLHGTFIAGILSAKRNSPAPAICPGCTLLIRPIFTEKTAGREHMPSSTPQELAAAILECIGAGARIVNLSLALAQPSTKGEHALEEALNLALRRGVLIVAAAGNQGTLGSSAITRHPWVIPVVACDLRGRPINESNLGSSIGTRGLSAPGDNITSLNADGQSVTLGGTSVAVPFVTGTIALLWSEFPAATDAQIKLAITQAFTTGSRRASVVPPLLDADTAWQTLLTLNARRRIA, from the coding sequence TTGGCATTGACCAATGCAAGGCTTTCCGGCAATCTGCCATCAAGGGCTCAAGGGGTGACGCGCGCTATGCTTCCTACGGAGTTGGTCAGGCTCTCGGCATTGATGGAACGCACCAGCGGTATTCCTGACATCAGGATTGGACTCATCGATGGCCCTGTCCTTACCCGGCACGCTGATCTGGCAAGCGAGAACCTCCGGGAAATTCCCGGAAACAATGGGGCAGCCTGCACACAGGCCAATAGCGCAGCATGCCTGCATGGAACCTTTATAGCCGGGATCTTATCTGCGAAACGGAATTCCCCTGCGCCCGCCATTTGTCCCGGCTGTACCCTCCTCATACGTCCCATTTTTACCGAAAAAACCGCCGGGCGCGAACACATGCCCAGCTCGACGCCTCAGGAACTGGCAGCGGCAATCCTTGAATGCATTGGTGCAGGCGCACGCATCGTTAACCTGAGCCTCGCCCTGGCACAGCCTTCCACCAAGGGGGAGCATGCCCTGGAAGAGGCACTCAATCTGGCCCTCAGGCGCGGCGTGCTGATCGTTGCGGCAGCGGGCAACCAAGGCACGCTCGGAAGTTCCGCCATTACCCGTCACCCGTGGGTCATTCCGGTCGTGGCCTGTGATTTACGCGGCCGACCTATAAACGAATCGAATCTGGGCAGTTCGATAGGCACGCGAGGGTTGAGCGCGCCGGGTGACAACATTACCAGTCTGAACGCTGACGGCCAATCAGTCACGCTTGGTGGTACGAGCGTTGCGGTGCCTTTTGTCACCGGGACCATTGCACTGCTATGGTCGGAATTTCCCGCCGCAACCGACGCACAAATCAAACTCGCTATCACGCAAGCCTTCACAACAGGATCACGGCGAGCTTCGGTCGTTCCTCCATTGCTGGACGCAGACACAGCCTGGCAAACCCTGCTGACACTCAATGCAAGAAGGCGAATAGCATGA